In Mercurialis annua linkage group LG6, ddMerAnnu1.2, whole genome shotgun sequence, the following are encoded in one genomic region:
- the LOC126687448 gene encoding uncharacterized protein LOC126687448 — translation MNFYAIKNHFQYKVKKSCRRQFFLDSWDERCDWKLRASRKIKTSMFMIRKLNNVHICPLESRTSNQRQATAAIIGKCIKSKFLSLKTVYTPGDILRDMKEDYGVNINYTKTYRSKEMALEKIRGRADDSFAKLPSYLYLLQIANPGSFVRLQTTEDNSFLYVFMALDASIKGWTSCMPLVAVDGTFLKSAYGGTLLSASTQDGNGKIFPLAFSVADSENNESWEWFIQNLREAFGLREGMCIISDRHESIKNAIGKVYPEVSHGICTFHLYNNLKTNFRKKSKDFKKTFFKAARAYTKDKFEFYMAEIDEMDARIRPYLEKVGYPKWARTHITNNRHLMMTTNVA, via the coding sequence ATGAACTTCTACGCGATAAAGAATCACTTCCAATATAAGGTGAAGAAGTCATGTAGAAGACAGTTTTTCTTAGATAGTTGGGATGAGAGATGTGATTGGAAATTAAGAGcttcaagaaaaataaaaacaagcaTGTTCATGATAAGGAAGTTGAACAATGTTCATATTTGCCCATTAGAATCAAGAACAAGCAACCAAAGGCAAGCAACAGCAGCAATCATTGGAAAGTGCATTAAGTCAAAATTTCTGAgtttaaaaacagtttacacGCCGGGAGATATATTGAGGGACATGAAAGAAGACTACGGTGTAAACATCAACTATACAAAAACTTATAGATCAAAGGAGATGGCTCTTGAAAAAATAAGAGGAAGAGCCGATGATTCATTTGCAAAGCTGCCGTCTTATTTATATCTCCTACAAATTGCAAATCCAGGATCATTTGTGAGATTACAAACTACAGAAGACAACAGCTTTCTCTACGTGTTCATGGCTTTAGATGCTTCAATAAAAGGCTGGACTTCGTGTATGCCTTTGGTAGCAGTTGATGGCACATTTCTAAAGTCAGCTTATGGTGGAACACTGCTCTCAGCAAGTACACAAGATGGAAACGGCAAAATTTTCCCCTTAGCGTTTTCAGTGGCAGATTCTGAAAATAATGAATCATGGGAATGgtttattcaaaatttaagagaGGCATTTGGATTGAGAGAGGGAATGTGTATTATTTCGGATCGGCATGAGAGCATCAAAAATGCAATTGGAAAGGTATATCCTGAAGTTAGCCATGGAATATGCACCTTTCATTTGTACAACAACCTCAAAACAAATTTCAGGAAGaaatcaaaagatttcaaaaaaacatttttcaaaGCAGCAAGGGCATACACTAaagataaatttgaattttacatGGCTGAAATTGATGAGATGGATGCGCGTATAAGGCCGTATCTAGAAAAAGTGGGGTATCCAAAATGGGCGAGGACACATATTACAAACAATAGACATTTGATGATGACAACAAATGTGGCATAA
- the LOC126654088 gene encoding rhodanese-like/PpiC domain-containing protein 12, chloroplastic encodes MLKAYNNLPPLLTSPVTALKLSFIPTLSLSSSSSPTSKFHTNLSTFAPLNFLPKTHKPTKFSSHFFNWVAPSMLGHQHSCPKAASFSSGSGSRDGREILVQHLLVKEDDLKLLVELQHRVARGEDLSDLAVEYSICPSKDEGGMLGWVKKGEMVPEFEETAFGAPLNKVVKCKTKFGWHLLQVLSDREASVFEDIQPNEFHVKMQDPDFIETAQLIDVREPDEVEKASLQGFQILPLRQFGSWASEITTKFDPQKDTYVLCHHGMRSLQVAKWLQTQGFKRVFNVAGGIHAYAVKVDPSVPTY; translated from the exons ATGCTAAAGGCATATAATAATCTTCCGCCATTGTTAACATCACCCGTTACTGCTCTCAAGCTCTCATTCATCCCCACTCTCtccctctcttcttcttcttcaccgACTTCCAAATTTCATACCAATTTATCCACATTTGCCCCACTCAATTTTCTACCCAAAACCCACAAACCCACCAAATTTTCTTCTCATTTTTTCAATTGGGTCGCACCCTCTATGCTCGGCCATCAACACTCATGTCCCAAAG CTGCTTCGTTCAGTTCAGGAAGTGGGTCTAGAGATGGGAGAGAGATTTTGGTGCAGCACTTGCTTGTTAAAGAAGATGACCTTAAGCTGTTAGTGGAGCTTCAACATAGAGTTGCTAGAG GAGAGGATCTGAGTGATCTTGCTGTGGAATATTCTATATGTCCATCCAAAGACGAGGGGGGAATGCTTGGGTGGGTCAAAAAGGGGGAAAtg GTGCCAGAATTTGAGGAAACTGCTTTTGGTGCTCCTTTGAACAAAGTTGTAAAATGTAAAACTAAATTTGGGTGGCATTTGTTGCAAGTTCTATCTGATAG AGAAGCATCTGTATTTGAAGACATTCAGCCAAATGAGTTTCATGTTAAAATGCAAGATCCCGACTTTATTGAGACAGCTCAACTGATTGATGTCCGAGAACCAGATGAAGT AGAAAAAGCTTCGCTACAAGGTTTTCAGATCCTTCCCCTCCGACAGTTTGGAAGCTGGGCATCAGAAATAACTACCAAGTTTGATCCTCAAAAGGATACCTATGTTCTC TGTCACCATGGCATGCGGTCATTACAGGTCGCTAAGTGGTTGCAGACGCAG ggttttaaaagagTATTCAATGTAGCCGGAGGAATTCACGCTTATGCTGTTAAGGTTGATCCATCAGTTCCTACTTACTGA